Genomic segment of Bacillota bacterium:
GACCCTTGCTCACCTTTCCGAAATCAGAATTGTCGGGGAATTCCTTTTTCACCACTCGGTAAATGTGGCGATTTATGCTCTTTTAACGGGAATTGCTATGGGCTACAACAGCGGCCAGCTTCTTGATTTGGGGACAGGCGCCCTCCTGCATGATATCGGGAAAAGCAGGATGCCAGCACGCCTCCTCAATACGTGCGGACCTCTTGCGGGACCGGAAGCAGAGGAAATGAAAAACCATACGGTGTACGGGTTTGACCTGCTCCGGAAAGAAAACGACTTGAGCCTTCTTTCGGCGCACGTGGCCTTTCAGCATCACGAGCGTTTTGACGGCACCGGATACCCCCGTGGCCTGAAAGGAACGGAAATTCACGAGTATGCCCGGATTGCTGCTGTAGCCGACACTTATGACCTTCTTGTAAGCGGGCTTGAAGGGACGCGCCTTCTCCCTTACCAGACGGTAGAATATATCGTGGCACAGGCGGGGCACGCCTTCGACCCCGAAGTTGTGAAACTGTTTTCGACAAATATTGCCGTTTATCCCCTGGGAAGTCTGGTACGTTTGAATACCGGAGAAAAGGGGGTCGTGATTCAGATTCCCAGGAATTATCCTACTCGTCCCGTAATTAAGGTGCTTTACGACGCAACAGGTAAACCATATCAGGAAGGCTTTCCCGAGGTCGATCTGCTCAAGGAATTAACCGTGTTCGTTGATGAGGTGCTTGAAGAATAATGCAGCCTGAGTGATTTTGCTAAATTTTAAATCGTATAACTGGAAAACCCCTTCCGTATAATAACATATCATGTATTGATATAGAGAGGAAAGGAAGGGGTGAAAGTTTTGGCCTCTTATCTCACGCTAGGTACTGCTTTATATAGCAATGAAGTACGGGAACGGCTGAATGTGGAATTAACTTTTATGAAAAGCGAAGGCTTAATTATCAGTTTGGAGGAAGAGGAAAAGCCGCCATGGACGTTCTTTATTCTGTGCGATAGCCAGGGGAAAAAGAATGGAGAAAAGAGAATCGCCTGTCGTTTTGCTGTTGCGAAGGCGATTGCAGATCTTTTTGTTAATCACACAGAATTCCTTTTTGTGAAAAAGTATATTAATAAATGCTACAAACACTGGTTTCCTCATGAGCGGGAGGAAATAACTGCCCGGGCTGCAGAGGTTCTTGAAAAACTGAGGGTGATTCGGAGAAACAAAATATTACAAAACCTTTATGATTACCTGGCCGGCCACCAAGTTTTAATCGTTGAGGGATATGCCAATTTCCAGCTGAGAGAGTACTGGAACCAGCTTCGAAAAATGGTTCACCGGGTGGGCCAGGAACTTGTAGCCACTAAAGATTACCTTGAGTTTATTCGCTTGCTCCGACATTTTATAGAGATCCAGGAACCGAAAATTCAAGAAGTGCATGTCCTGATTAACCCGGCAGGCACCTGCTACCTTTTCGATCATAAGGGGAACATCATCCGCAAAGAACTTCTCAGGGCCCCGTCTCTCACTGTCAGTAAAGGTGAGTTTAGTTATGAGGATGTTTTACTGAGCATTTTAATTACCCTGGCACCTCAAAGAATAGCCTTTCATGTCCCGGACCGGATCTGGTACGGTGAATCTGTTCAGGTCATTCTCCAGGTTTTTGAAAACCGGGTAGTGCGTTGTGGCGGTTGTGATAAGTGCCAGCTTCTATCGGCCGGCTACTTACCCACAAAAATAAAAACAGATTGACAAACAATTTCGGGCCGGCGTATAATTGCTCCGTAAGTTAAAGAAGGTAAAGAGACGATGAAGGGGAAGAGTACCCTTACACTGGTCCCAGAGAGGAGGTGCCGGGGCTGAAAGCACCTCTGGCATAAAGGTAAGGGGAAGACCGCCCCGGAGGGTTTTCCGAAAAGCACATGAGGCGTTAAGGAAAACGGCGGCACTCCGTTAAGTGTGTAGACAAGAGGGCGGACATAAACCGTCAATTGGGGTGGAACCGCGAGGAAATCTCGTCCCCTGTAGGGGAGGAGATTTTTTGTTTTAGTTCATAAAGAGTATCAGGGAGGATTTGGCATGAGGCAAGATCGAAAAACGGCCCAAAATTCCATTCCAGTTGTCTTAAAGGATGGAAGCGTTTTTGAGGTTTCGTCAGGGAGCACCTGGAGTGATGTTGCCGCGGGAGTTAGCAGGAGGTTGGCGAAAGAGGCAATCGTTGCCCGAGTAAACGGAGAGCTTCAAGATCTCAGGAGCCCTGTCCAGGCCGGGGCAAAGGTGGAGTTTCTCACTTTCTCAGATGAAGCAGGCAGGGCGGTTTACCGTCATACTTCAGCTCATATCCTCGCGCAGGCCGTAAAACGCCTCTTTCCCGAAGTTAAGCTGGCAATAGGCCCTGCCATTGAAGACGGCTTTTATTATGATTTTGACCTGGGACATTCCTTTACGACTGAAGACCTGGCTCAGATCGAGGAAGAAATGAAAAGGATTGTGCAGGCTGACTACCCTGTAGTGAGACAGGAAGTATCCCACGCCGAGGCGATGGCTTATTTTGAAAAAGAGAAAGAGCCATATAAAAAAGAGTTAATTGAGGAATTACCGCCGGACGCCGGAGTGAGCCTGTATCAGCAGGGAGAATTTACAGATCTCTGTTTGGGTCCCCATTTACCTCGAACGGGTATGGTAGGTTCTGTCAAGTTGCTCAGCGTAGCCGGAGCCTACTGGCGCGGGAGCGAAAAAAATAAGATGTTGCAGCGGATTTACGGCACTTCGTTTCCCAAGCAAAAAGATCTAGAAGATTACCTGAGCCGGATAGAAGAGGCGAAACGAAGGGATCACCGTAAGTTAGGTCAGGAGCTCGATCTTTTCGGAACGGCGGAGGAAGGACCGGGCTTTCCCTTCTTTTACCCGCGGGGGATGATCGTCCGGACCGAGTTAGAAAACTTTTGGAGGGAAGAACACCGGCGGCGTGGCTACCAGGAAATTAAAAGCCCGGCGATCCTGCACCGTTCTCTCTGGGAAAGGTCAGGTCACTGGGATCTGTATAAAGAAAATATGTACTTTTTAAAAATCGATGACGAAGATTTTGCCGTCAAACCGATGAACTGCCCCGGGGCGATACTTTATTATAAAACAAGGCTTCATTCCTACCGCGAATTTCCGCTGCGCATTGCCGAACTCGGTCTGGTTCACCGACATGAACGTTCAGGTGTCCTGCACGGCCTCCTTCGGGTTCGCTGCTTTACCCAGGACGACGCCCATATCTTTATGCTTCCCAGTCAGGTTACAGGTGAAATTATCGAGGTAATCGACCTGATTGATTATTTTTACCGAACCTTTAATTTCTCTTACCATGTCGAGCTGTCAACGAGACCGGAAAAAGCTCTCGGTTCCCGAGAGATTTGGGAGCAGGCAACCCGAAGTTTAATGCAAGCCTTAGATCAAAAAGGCATCCCTTATCAGGTAAATGAAGGGGAAGGTGCTTTTTACGGGCCGAAAATTGACTTTCACCTGGAAGATTCACTCGGACGAAGCTGGCAATGCGGGACCATCCAGTTGGACTTTGTTAACCCGGACAATTTCGATCTCACCTACATTGGAGAGGATGGCCGGAAACACCGGCCGGTCATGATTCATCGGGTTGTTTTTGGGAGTATCGAGCGTTTTTTGGGGATCCTTACAGAACACTATGCCGGTGCCTTTCCTGCCTGGTTAGCTCCCGTCCAGGTTAAAGTAATTTCCGTTGCTTCCCGTCATGCGCCCTACGCCGGCGAGGTCGCGCACTTGTTAGAAGAAAGAGGGATCAGGGTCGAAGTGGATGATCGCAACGAGCGGGTAGGTTATAAAATCAGAGAAGGTGAATTGGAGAAGGTACCCTATTTGCTTGTCGTTGGCGATCAAGAAGTAGAAACCAGGGCCGTAAGGGTAAGAGCACGTGGCCGGGGGGATCAGGGGCCTGCTGATTTGGAACAATTCTACCGGCAGCTTAAGGAAGAGATCAAGCAGAAGCAATAATGATTGACATGATTGGATCTTCTATGCTATACTTAGTGCGTCAAATCAAGGGAAATGGCACCACAAGCAGAAGCCACTCGCTTCTCACCTTAGGGCGTTTGTTGCTACTAAGGTTTTGCCGGAGGAAAATTTTTGAGTTTAAAAGCGGGTGGAGGAACCCCCGCTTTTTGCTGTTATTTCTGAAGCCCTTTTACCGAGGAGGAGGTGACACCTAATTAACAAAGATTTACGGGTCAACGAAGAAATCCGTGCCCGGGAAGTTCGTTTAGTGAACAGCGACGGTCAGCAACTTGGGATTATGCCCCTGAAAGAGGGTCTCCGCGCCGCAATAGAGCAGGGTCTTGACCTGGTTGAAGTAGCGCCCCACGCCAAACCCCCGGTCTGCCGGATCATGGATTACGGAAAATATAAATACGAACAAAGTAAAAGAGAGCGGGAAGCCCGCAAAAAGCAGCGCATTATCAATGTTAAAGAGTTGAAATTAAGACCCAACATTGAAGAGCACGACTTTCGGGTTAAGGTCAAGAATGCTCAGCGTTTTCTGGTGGACGGCGATAAGGTGAAAATTACTTTAATGTTTCGGGGACGTGAAATTTCCCACGCCGAGTTGGGGCATAACCTGTGTCTTAAATTCTACGAGCAGGTGCAGGACCAGGCGATCATGGAAAAGGAGCCGAAAATCGAAGGAAGAAATATGATTATGATCCTGGCCCCCAAAATCCAGGACCAGGTGAAAGGAGATTAAACAATGCCTAAAATGAAAACTCACCGGGGCGCAGCAAAAAGATTTAAGCGGACTGCGAAGGGATACTGGAGGCGGGCAAGAGCGTGGAAAAGCCACCTTTTAGCAAAAAAAACAAGCAGGCGAAAGCGCAGGCTCCGGCATCCTGCAATTATCGGTGCTGCTGACCGGGAGCGGGTCGAGAGGCTTTTGCCTTATTTGTAAAAAAATAAGGAGGTTCTTCATCATGGCGAGAGTAAAAGGTGGACCGGTAACACGGCGCCGGCATAAAAAAATCTTAAAGCTTGCCCGTGGTTACCGGGGGGCAAAGAGCAAGTTGTACCGCCCGGCACACGAGCAGGTCATGAAATCTCTTTTTTACGCTTACGTTCACCGGAGGCTGCGGAAACGAGATTTCCGGAAGTTGTGGATTACCAGGATTAACGCTGCCGCGCGTTTAAACGGATTATCTTATAATAGATTCATGAACGGTTTAAAAAAGGCCGGCGTAACTGTAAACCGGAAGATGCTTGCCGAACTCGCAGTTAACGATAGAGCTGCTTTTGGGAAACTGGTAGACCTTGCGAAAAAACACCTTTAATTAAACCTGAATATGGTTGAAAACCGATCTAAAGTATGGTAATGCGGCCATACTTTTTTTGTGATTTTAATGTTAAACTCAGAAATTAGGAAGGTGGGCTGGTGGGAATAAAGTCAGGAAGGCAGGCTCTTCAGTTCGCCCGTAACCTGAAAAAACGAAGGGCGCGCGAAGCAAAACAGCGTTTCCTGATGGAGGGTATGAATTTTGTTGAAGATGCCTTAAGGAAACGCATGAACCTTGATTTTATTCTTTATACAGAAAAAATTTTGCAAAGAGAAAGAGGGAAACGCATCTTACAGCAGGCCTCCCTTCACGGGGTATCCCTTTTTCTTGTCAACGAGCGCGAATTCAAGGCAATCGCGGAAACCGAATCTCCTCAGGGCATCCTTGCGGTGGGAGTGAAGCCGGACTGGCAGGAAGAGAATTTACTCAGGCGACCAGAAGGATTGTACCTCGCCCTCGACGGCATCCAGGATCCTGGTAATCTGGGCACGATTCTCAGGACGGGAGACGGGGTTGGGGTGAGCGCTGTCTACCTCGGGCGAGGTACGGTTGACCTCTATAATCCCAAAGTCCTTCGCGCAACCATGGGGTCGATCTTCCGTGTTCCTGTCTTTTCCCAGGTGGATCTCGCCGAACGGCTTGCAAAAATGAGGAGCCGCCGGGTATTCGTTGTAGCCTCGGATCCTCGCGACGGTATAACCTATTTCCAGGCGAACTTGAAGCACCCCCGCCTTGCCCTGGTGATCGGTAATGAGGCACGTGGGGTAAGGCCGGAACTCCAAGCTTTAGCCGACGAAATTGTAACTATCCCCCTCCGTCCCGGGGTTGAGTCTTTAAATGCCGCCGTTGCCACCGCTTTAATCCTCTACGAAATCTACCGCCAGAACACCGTCTGATGATATCCTGAAATAAACTTCATGCTGGAAAGAGAAGACTTTATCTCTACGGGCAGGATGGTTTCAAGGGTATCGATGGATAACGGCAATGTTGTGAGGCTACGAAGGTTATGTTATAATCCTGATGAGAGTGAATTTTTCTGAGAGGATGTGGCCATTTGTCCCTTCCAGCCCGCTTTTTTTGGCGCCTGTTTGAATCTACCGGTTCGATCTACGCCTATATCCTTTATCGCAAGTTTCTGCTCCAATAGGGAGATTAGCAACTTATCGCCGAAAAAGACGATGCCCAGGAGAGTAAGAATTGACGGGTTCTTTCAGGGAGGCTGTACCGTGACTGGAAGTACGGTCAGGACCCAGATTCCGAAGTTCCCCTGGAAGTCGCAGTGCTGAACGTTTTGAAGACCAGTAGGTGCTGCCGGTTTTCCCCGTTAAAGAAGCGAAATTATTACCCTAAAGAGGGCCCCAGGGTCAAGAAGGGTGGTACCGCGCGGGTGAGCAGCCTCCGTCCCTTGTTAACGGAGGTTTACTTTTTTATATTTTTCAGTTAGGGGGGTTTGTGAAGATGGAGCACAAGATTCGCCAGATTAAGGAAAAGGCGTTTTCGGAGCTAGAATCGGCGCAAACTTTAGAAGCGCTTCAGACAATAAAGGTCAAATTTTTAGGCAAGAAGGGTGAGTTGACAAGAGTATTGAAAGAGATGGGCGGGCTTCCCCCTGAGGAGCGCCCCCGGCTTGGTCAACTTGCAAACGAGGTCCGGGCCTTTCTTGAAAATGAGCTCGACCGGAGGGTTTTCGCTTTAACCGAAAAGAAGAAACAGAAGCAGTTAGAATCTGAAGTCATCGATGTAACCCTGCCGGGGCGCCCCCTCCGCCGCGGCCGCAGGCATCCTTTGACTCTTATTCTCGACGAAATCGAACAAATTTTTACGAGAATGGGTTTTGAGGTCGCGGAAGGGCCTGAAGTTGAGTGGGATTATTATAACTTTGAAGCATTAAATATCCCCAAGGGACATCCCGCCCGGGATATGCAGGATTCCTTTTACATTACCGGAGAAATGTTGCTGCGAACCCATACTTCCCCGGTCCAGGTGCGTACCCTGGAGAAAACAGCCCCTCGTGTTCCTGTCAGGATCATTGCACCCGGAAAGGTCTACAGGCGGGATGACGATGCCACCCATTCTCCGATGTTTCATCAGGTGGAAGGGCTTCTTGTTGACAGGCGTTGCACCTTTGGTGATTTAAAGGGGGTCTTGCTGACCTTTGCCCGTCAAATGTTCGGTGAGGACCGGGAAATCCGGTTGCGGCCGAGCTTTTTCCCCTTTACCGAACCCAGCACCGAGGTCGATATTTCTTGTCTTAGCTGCCAGGGAGAGGGCTGCCAGGTTTGCTCCGGGACCGGTTGGCTCGAGATTTTGGGAGCAGGGATGGTCCACCCAAAAGTCCTTGAAAATACCGGTTACGATCCGGAAGAAGTGGTCGGTTTCGCCTTCGGTATGGGGGTGGAGCGAATTGCCATGCTGAAGTTCGGAATCAACGACCTGCGCCTCTTCTTTGAAAATGATATCCGTTTCTTGCGCCAATTTTAAGGGGGAATGAATTTTGCGTGTCTCTTATCAATGGCTGAAAGATTATCTAGCCCTGGATTTACCTGCTGCCGAACTGGCAGAAAAGTTGACAATGGTGGGCCTCGCGGTGGAGCGGGTAACTCCCCCGGTACCTGGTCTAGAACAGATCGTTGTAGGAAAAATTTTAGAGCTCGTCCCGCACCCGGATTCAACCCGTCTTTTGTTGTGCCGGGTTCAGACAGGATCTGAAATTTTACAA
This window contains:
- the infC gene encoding translation initiation factor IF-3 is translated as MNKDLRVNEEIRAREVRLVNSDGQQLGIMPLKEGLRAAIEQGLDLVEVAPHAKPPVCRIMDYGKYKYEQSKREREARKKQRIINVKELKLRPNIEEHDFRVKVKNAQRFLVDGDKVKITLMFRGREISHAELGHNLCLKFYEQVQDQAIMEKEPKIEGRNMIMILAPKIQDQVKGD
- the thrS gene encoding threonine--tRNA ligase, yielding MRQDRKTAQNSIPVVLKDGSVFEVSSGSTWSDVAAGVSRRLAKEAIVARVNGELQDLRSPVQAGAKVEFLTFSDEAGRAVYRHTSAHILAQAVKRLFPEVKLAIGPAIEDGFYYDFDLGHSFTTEDLAQIEEEMKRIVQADYPVVRQEVSHAEAMAYFEKEKEPYKKELIEELPPDAGVSLYQQGEFTDLCLGPHLPRTGMVGSVKLLSVAGAYWRGSEKNKMLQRIYGTSFPKQKDLEDYLSRIEEAKRRDHRKLGQELDLFGTAEEGPGFPFFYPRGMIVRTELENFWREEHRRRGYQEIKSPAILHRSLWERSGHWDLYKENMYFLKIDDEDFAVKPMNCPGAILYYKTRLHSYREFPLRIAELGLVHRHERSGVLHGLLRVRCFTQDDAHIFMLPSQVTGEIIEVIDLIDYFYRTFNFSYHVELSTRPEKALGSREIWEQATRSLMQALDQKGIPYQVNEGEGAFYGPKIDFHLEDSLGRSWQCGTIQLDFVNPDNFDLTYIGEDGRKHRPVMIHRVVFGSIERFLGILTEHYAGAFPAWLAPVQVKVISVASRHAPYAGEVAHLLEERGIRVEVDDRNERVGYKIREGELEKVPYLLVVGDQEVETRAVRVRARGRGDQGPADLEQFYRQLKEEIKQKQ
- a CDS encoding YqzL family protein encodes the protein MSLPARFFWRLFESTGSIYAYILYRKFLLQ
- the pheS gene encoding phenylalanine--tRNA ligase subunit alpha; this translates as MEHKIRQIKEKAFSELESAQTLEALQTIKVKFLGKKGELTRVLKEMGGLPPEERPRLGQLANEVRAFLENELDRRVFALTEKKKQKQLESEVIDVTLPGRPLRRGRRHPLTLILDEIEQIFTRMGFEVAEGPEVEWDYYNFEALNIPKGHPARDMQDSFYITGEMLLRTHTSPVQVRTLEKTAPRVPVRIIAPGKVYRRDDDATHSPMFHQVEGLLVDRRCTFGDLKGVLLTFARQMFGEDREIRLRPSFFPFTEPSTEVDISCLSCQGEGCQVCSGTGWLEILGAGMVHPKVLENTGYDPEEVVGFAFGMGVERIAMLKFGINDLRLFFENDIRFLRQF
- a CDS encoding putative sporulation protein YtxC, with protein sequence MKVLASYLTLGTALYSNEVRERLNVELTFMKSEGLIISLEEEEKPPWTFFILCDSQGKKNGEKRIACRFAVAKAIADLFVNHTEFLFVKKYINKCYKHWFPHEREEITARAAEVLEKLRVIRRNKILQNLYDYLAGHQVLIVEGYANFQLREYWNQLRKMVHRVGQELVATKDYLEFIRLLRHFIEIQEPKIQEVHVLINPAGTCYLFDHKGNIIRKELLRAPSLTVSKGEFSYEDVLLSILITLAPQRIAFHVPDRIWYGESVQVILQVFENRVVRCGGCDKCQLLSAGYLPTKIKTD
- the rplT gene encoding 50S ribosomal protein L20, encoding MARVKGGPVTRRRHKKILKLARGYRGAKSKLYRPAHEQVMKSLFYAYVHRRLRKRDFRKLWITRINAAARLNGLSYNRFMNGLKKAGVTVNRKMLAELAVNDRAAFGKLVDLAKKHL
- a CDS encoding HD-GYP domain-containing protein, producing MRRIPVEKLEAGMQLARPIYSKGGRVLLDKGIKLKEGYIKRLVEFGITHVYVYDERIGDLDVDEIVNEETRLQAAEIVRQAVANIRFGVDLNVREIKRAVMEIMDQVLFNRETLAHLSEIRIVGEFLFHHSVNVAIYALLTGIAMGYNSGQLLDLGTGALLHDIGKSRMPARLLNTCGPLAGPEAEEMKNHTVYGFDLLRKENDLSLLSAHVAFQHHERFDGTGYPRGLKGTEIHEYARIAAVADTYDLLVSGLEGTRLLPYQTVEYIVAQAGHAFDPEVVKLFSTNIAVYPLGSLVRLNTGEKGVVIQIPRNYPTRPVIKVLYDATGKPYQEGFPEVDLLKELTVFVDEVLEE
- a CDS encoding RNA methyltransferase, with amino-acid sequence MGIKSGRQALQFARNLKKRRAREAKQRFLMEGMNFVEDALRKRMNLDFILYTEKILQRERGKRILQQASLHGVSLFLVNEREFKAIAETESPQGILAVGVKPDWQEENLLRRPEGLYLALDGIQDPGNLGTILRTGDGVGVSAVYLGRGTVDLYNPKVLRATMGSIFRVPVFSQVDLAERLAKMRSRRVFVVASDPRDGITYFQANLKHPRLALVIGNEARGVRPELQALADEIVTIPLRPGVESLNAAVATALILYEIYRQNTV
- the rpmI gene encoding 50S ribosomal protein L35; its protein translation is MPKMKTHRGAAKRFKRTAKGYWRRARAWKSHLLAKKTSRRKRRLRHPAIIGAADRERVERLLPYL